A window of the Helianthus annuus cultivar XRQ/B chromosome 4, HanXRQr2.0-SUNRISE, whole genome shotgun sequence genome harbors these coding sequences:
- the LOC110935692 gene encoding receptor like protein 21 isoform X5 has product MATWCSGKHKSPLLIFMLLLIFMVGRMQGRVCIEDERKALLEIKASIHELAYRFNIGNLLATWVDHGVASGECCDWERIKCDKTTGYITHLSLGNILSLEFEVDEYYDKDPIPLWQLNFSHFLHFKELKSLDLSWNYIGKPIADIGLEPLSSLKKLELLNLSTNYIETHIFPSLGALTSLKILDLSYINSYEGDNTPPFYDISEFSILENLEVLDLTQIGCYGTLQGSEAVSILKKLKVLNLRGNQFNESLITSLGALSSLKSLDLSENLLSGSFPAQELSNLANLEKLDLSLNKLNCTPSIQDCKSLMRLERLETISLGYNNFNKSIISCISFLPSLKILDLSGSLQFGSSFPTQELSLLRKLKTLDLSFCEFQSHTFNELPNLPDLEVLMLNQNNFNGTLPMAGR; this is encoded by the exons ATGGCTACTTGGTGTTCAGGTAAGCACAAATCACCGTTATTGATATTCATGTTGTTACTGATTTTCATGGTTGGACGGATGCAAGGGCGCGTTTGTATTGAAGATGAAAGAAAGGCACTCCTCGAAATCAAAGCCTCTATTCACGAGTTAGCATACCGTTTTAACATCGGCAATCTTCTCGCCACTTGGGTTGATCATGGCGTCGCCAGTGGTGAATGTTGTGACTGGGAGAGGATCAAGTGCGACAAAACTACCGGGTACATCACACACCTGTCTTTGGGCAACATACTCTCTTTAGAATTCGAAGTCGACGAATACTATGACAAGGATCCTATCCCCCTTTGGCAGTTAAATTTTTCTCACTTCCTTCATTTCAAGGAGTTAAAAAGTCTCGATTTATCATGGAACTATATTGGCAAACCAATCGCGGACATAG GACTTGAACCATTGTCGAGTTTGAAGAAACTAGAGCTGTTGAACCTGAGTACTAATTATATTGAAACCCACATCTTTCCTTCATTGGGTGCACTCACTTCACTCAAAATTTTGGATCTCAGTTACATTAATTCATACGAAGGAGACAACACGCCGCCTTTTTATG ACATTTCTGAATTTTCAATTTTGGAAAACTTGGAGGTACTGGATCTTACTCAAATTGGTTGTTATGGTACCTTGCAAG GTTCGGAGGCGGTCTCTATATTGAAGAAATTAAAAGTTCTAAATCTTCGGGGGAATCAATTCAATGAAAGCCTTATAACATCTTTAGGTGCTCTTTCATCACTTAAATCTCTAGACCTTTCTGAGAATCTACTATCCGGATCATTTCCAGCTCAAG AATTAAGTAATCTCGCCAATCTTGAGAAGTTGGATTTAAGTCTTAACAAGCTCAACTGCACGCCAAGTATTCAAG ATTGTAAGAGCTTAATGAGACTGGAAAGGCTAGAGACTATATCTCTTGGTTACAACAATTTCAACAAGAGCATCATATCATGCATAAGTTTCCTCCCATCCCTCAAGATTCTTGATCTTAGTGGTTCTTTACAATTTGGAAGTTCCTTTCCCACACAAG AATTATCTTTATTGAGAAAGTTAAAGACACTTGACTTGAGCTTCTGTGAATTTCAGTCACACACATTCAACG
- the LOC110932868 gene encoding uncharacterized protein LOC110932868, whose amino-acid sequence MPFNQMPYQMQQLMQNPLNMPYQPPPQARPTQIEEQDDDGKDKKEDVAAKQQQRPWPKIEEEALAKAHISSSTSPIISNNQQSDGFSQEALDIFHAIMEQGEYRTIDSISSKWRKMNTLIKRFCGFYNITLANKPSGWNHENVFNEALRLYENDKKTSFPHVRAWQVVKDQTKWKGTQNEVASAKRAKKQSKTSESGSYSIGGSTGRCQININDEPDYEEEPIEDEERPTGRDKSKKIAAEKKKQAASGKVVVVRSWKVLWPS is encoded by the exons ATGCCGTTCAACCAAATGCCATATCAAATGCAGCAACTAATGCAAAACCCGCTAAATATGCCATATCAACCACCGCCACAAGCACGTCCAACACAAATCGAGGAACAAGATGATGAC GGAAAGGATAAAAAAGAAGACGTAGCCGCCAAACAACAACAACGGCCATGGCCAAAAATTGAggaagaggcgttggcgaaggcaCATATTAGCTCTTCAACGTCTCCTATAATCA GTAACAATCAACAAAGCGATGGGTTTTCGCAAGAAGCCCTTGATATATTCCATGCGATTATGGAACAAGGCGAGTACAGAACCATTGATTCTATCAGCTCCAAGTGGCGCAAGATGAATACGTTGATCAAACGCTTTTGTGGGTTTTATAACATAACGCTCGCCAACAAACCGAGTGGGTGGAaccacgaaaatgttttcaatgaAGCGTTGCGTTTAtacgaaaatgacaaaaaaactTCTTTCCCACATGTCCGTGCTTGGCAAGTTGTAAAGGATCAAACAAAATGGAAGGGAACTCAAAATGAGGTTGCAAGCGCGAAACGAGCAAAGAAACAGTCTAAAACTTCCGAGTCAGGAAGTTATAGCATTGGAGGCTCAACCGGTCGTTGCCAAATAAATATCAATGACGAGCCCGACTATGAGGAGGAGCCGATTGAAGATGAAGAACGTCCCACAGGAAGGGACAAAAGTAAAAAGATAGCGGCTGAAAAAAAGAAACAAGCCGCATCAGGAAAAGTGGTGGTGGTTCGAAGTTGGAAGGTATTATGGCCGAGTTGA
- the LOC110935692 gene encoding receptor like protein 21 isoform X4 encodes MATWCSGKHKSPLLIFMLLLIFMVGRMQGRVCIEDERKALLEIKASIHELAYRFNIGNLLATWVDHGVASGECCDWERIKCDKTTGYITHLSLGNILSLEFEVDEYYDKDPIPLWQLNFSHFLHFKELKSLDLSWNYIGKPIADIGLEPLSSLKKLELLNLSTNYIETHIFPSLGALTSLKILDLSYINSYEGDNTPPFYDISEFSILENLEVLDLTQIGCYGTLQGSEAVSILKKLKVLNLRGNQFNESLITSLGALSSLKSLDLSENLLSGSFPAQELSNLANLEKLDLSLNKLNCTPSIQDCKSLMRLERLETISLGYNNFNKSIISCISFLPSLKILDLSGSLQFGSSFPTQELSLLRKLKTLDLSFCEFQSHTFNELPNLPDLEVLMLNQNNFNGTLPMAGLD; translated from the exons ATGGCTACTTGGTGTTCAGGTAAGCACAAATCACCGTTATTGATATTCATGTTGTTACTGATTTTCATGGTTGGACGGATGCAAGGGCGCGTTTGTATTGAAGATGAAAGAAAGGCACTCCTCGAAATCAAAGCCTCTATTCACGAGTTAGCATACCGTTTTAACATCGGCAATCTTCTCGCCACTTGGGTTGATCATGGCGTCGCCAGTGGTGAATGTTGTGACTGGGAGAGGATCAAGTGCGACAAAACTACCGGGTACATCACACACCTGTCTTTGGGCAACATACTCTCTTTAGAATTCGAAGTCGACGAATACTATGACAAGGATCCTATCCCCCTTTGGCAGTTAAATTTTTCTCACTTCCTTCATTTCAAGGAGTTAAAAAGTCTCGATTTATCATGGAACTATATTGGCAAACCAATCGCGGACATAG GACTTGAACCATTGTCGAGTTTGAAGAAACTAGAGCTGTTGAACCTGAGTACTAATTATATTGAAACCCACATCTTTCCTTCATTGGGTGCACTCACTTCACTCAAAATTTTGGATCTCAGTTACATTAATTCATACGAAGGAGACAACACGCCGCCTTTTTATG ACATTTCTGAATTTTCAATTTTGGAAAACTTGGAGGTACTGGATCTTACTCAAATTGGTTGTTATGGTACCTTGCAAG GTTCGGAGGCGGTCTCTATATTGAAGAAATTAAAAGTTCTAAATCTTCGGGGGAATCAATTCAATGAAAGCCTTATAACATCTTTAGGTGCTCTTTCATCACTTAAATCTCTAGACCTTTCTGAGAATCTACTATCCGGATCATTTCCAGCTCAAG AATTAAGTAATCTCGCCAATCTTGAGAAGTTGGATTTAAGTCTTAACAAGCTCAACTGCACGCCAAGTATTCAAG ATTGTAAGAGCTTAATGAGACTGGAAAGGCTAGAGACTATATCTCTTGGTTACAACAATTTCAACAAGAGCATCATATCATGCATAAGTTTCCTCCCATCCCTCAAGATTCTTGATCTTAGTGGTTCTTTACAATTTGGAAGTTCCTTTCCCACACAAG AATTATCTTTATTGAGAAAGTTAAAGACACTTGACTTGAGCTTCTGTGAATTTCAGTCACACACATTCAACG
- the LOC110935692 gene encoding receptor like protein 21 isoform X3 — protein MATWCSGKHKSPLLIFMLLLIFMVGRMQGRVCIEDERKALLEIKASIHELAYRFNIGNLLATWVDHGVASGECCDWERIKCDKTTGYITHLSLGNILSLEFEVDEYYDKDPIPLWQLNFSHFLHFKELKSLDLSWNYIGKPIADIGLEPLSSLKKLELLNLSTNYIETHIFPSLGALTSLKILDLSYINSYEGDNTPPFYDISEFSILENLEVLDLTQIGCYGTLQGSEAVSILKKLKVLNLRGNQFNESLITSLGALSSLKSLDLSENLLSGSFPAQELSNLANLEKLDLSLNKLNCTPSIQDCKSLMRLERLETISLGYNNFNKSIISCISFLPSLKILDLSGSLQFGSSFPTQELSLLRKLKTLDLSFCEFQSHTFNELPNLPDLEVLMLNQNNFNGTLPMAGWMP, from the exons ATGGCTACTTGGTGTTCAGGTAAGCACAAATCACCGTTATTGATATTCATGTTGTTACTGATTTTCATGGTTGGACGGATGCAAGGGCGCGTTTGTATTGAAGATGAAAGAAAGGCACTCCTCGAAATCAAAGCCTCTATTCACGAGTTAGCATACCGTTTTAACATCGGCAATCTTCTCGCCACTTGGGTTGATCATGGCGTCGCCAGTGGTGAATGTTGTGACTGGGAGAGGATCAAGTGCGACAAAACTACCGGGTACATCACACACCTGTCTTTGGGCAACATACTCTCTTTAGAATTCGAAGTCGACGAATACTATGACAAGGATCCTATCCCCCTTTGGCAGTTAAATTTTTCTCACTTCCTTCATTTCAAGGAGTTAAAAAGTCTCGATTTATCATGGAACTATATTGGCAAACCAATCGCGGACATAG GACTTGAACCATTGTCGAGTTTGAAGAAACTAGAGCTGTTGAACCTGAGTACTAATTATATTGAAACCCACATCTTTCCTTCATTGGGTGCACTCACTTCACTCAAAATTTTGGATCTCAGTTACATTAATTCATACGAAGGAGACAACACGCCGCCTTTTTATG ACATTTCTGAATTTTCAATTTTGGAAAACTTGGAGGTACTGGATCTTACTCAAATTGGTTGTTATGGTACCTTGCAAG GTTCGGAGGCGGTCTCTATATTGAAGAAATTAAAAGTTCTAAATCTTCGGGGGAATCAATTCAATGAAAGCCTTATAACATCTTTAGGTGCTCTTTCATCACTTAAATCTCTAGACCTTTCTGAGAATCTACTATCCGGATCATTTCCAGCTCAAG AATTAAGTAATCTCGCCAATCTTGAGAAGTTGGATTTAAGTCTTAACAAGCTCAACTGCACGCCAAGTATTCAAG ATTGTAAGAGCTTAATGAGACTGGAAAGGCTAGAGACTATATCTCTTGGTTACAACAATTTCAACAAGAGCATCATATCATGCATAAGTTTCCTCCCATCCCTCAAGATTCTTGATCTTAGTGGTTCTTTACAATTTGGAAGTTCCTTTCCCACACAAG AATTATCTTTATTGAGAAAGTTAAAGACACTTGACTTGAGCTTCTGTGAATTTCAGTCACACACATTCAACG